A genomic segment from Nocardia cyriacigeorgica GUH-2 encodes:
- the infA gene encoding translation initiation factor IF-1: protein MAKKDGAIEVEGRVVEPLPNAMFRIELENGHKVLAHISGKMRQHYIRILPEDRVVVELSPYDLSRGRIVYRYK, encoded by the coding sequence ATGGCGAAGAAAGACGGGGCCATCGAGGTCGAGGGTCGAGTTGTCGAGCCGTTGCCCAATGCGATGTTCCGGATCGAGCTCGAGAACGGGCACAAGGTTCTCGCGCACATCAGCGGCAAGATGCGGCAGCACTACATCCGCATCCTGCCGGAGGACCGCGTGGTCGTCGAGCTCTCGCCCTACGACCTGTCCCGCGGCCGTATCGTCTACCGCTACAAGTAG
- the rpmJ gene encoding 50S ribosomal protein L36 has product MKVQPSVKKICEKCKVIRRNGRVMVICENLRHKQRQG; this is encoded by the coding sequence GTGAAGGTTCAGCCGAGCGTCAAGAAGATCTGCGAGAAGTGCAAGGTGATCCGCCGTAACGGCCGGGTCATGGTGATCTGCGAGAACCTGCGCCACAAGCAGCGTCAGGGCTGA
- the rpsM gene encoding 30S ribosomal protein S13: MARLMGVDLPREKRMEIALTYIFGIGRTRAKEILAATSVSPDLRSKDLTDDDLTKLRDYIEASEFKVEGDLRREVQADIRRKIEIGCYQGLRHRRHLPVRGQRTKTNARTRKGPKKTVAGKKK; the protein is encoded by the coding sequence ATGGCACGTCTCATGGGCGTCGATCTCCCGCGCGAAAAGCGCATGGAGATCGCACTGACCTACATTTTCGGTATCGGCCGTACCCGCGCCAAGGAAATCCTGGCGGCGACCTCGGTCAGCCCGGATCTGCGGTCGAAGGATCTGACCGACGACGATCTGACCAAGCTGCGCGACTACATCGAAGCCTCGGAGTTCAAGGTCGAAGGTGACCTGCGCCGTGAGGTGCAGGCCGACATTCGTCGCAAGATCGAAATCGGCTGCTACCAGGGCCTGCGTCATCGTCGCCACCTGCCGGTGCGCGGCCAGCGCACCAAGACCAATGCGCGTACGCGCAAGGGTCCGAAGAAGACCGTCGCCGGCAAGAAGAAGTAG
- the rpsK gene encoding 30S ribosomal protein S11 yields MPPKSRASGPKKTQKSRRREKKNVPHGHAHIKSTFNNTIVSITDPSGNVISWASSGHVGFKGSRKSTPFAAQLAAENAARKAQENGVKKVDVFVKGPGSGRETAIRSLQAAGLEVGTISDVTPQPHNGCRPPKRRRV; encoded by the coding sequence ATGCCTCCGAAGTCACGGGCCTCCGGCCCCAAGAAGACCCAGAAGTCGCGTCGCCGGGAAAAGAAGAACGTCCCGCACGGCCACGCGCACATCAAGTCCACGTTCAACAACACGATCGTGTCGATCACCGACCCGTCCGGCAACGTCATCTCCTGGGCGTCCTCCGGCCACGTCGGTTTCAAGGGCTCGCGCAAGTCGACCCCGTTCGCCGCGCAGCTGGCCGCCGAGAACGCTGCCCGCAAGGCGCAGGAGAACGGCGTCAAGAAGGTCGACGTCTTCGTCAAGGGCCCCGGTTCGGGCCGCGAGACCGCGATCCGTTCGCTGCAGGCCGCGGGCCTGGAAGTGGGCACGATCTCCGATGTCACCCCGCAGCCGCACAACGGCTGCCGTCCGCCCAAGCGGCGTCGCGTCTAA
- the rpsD gene encoding 30S ribosomal protein S4, producing the protein MARYTGPATRKSRRLRVDLVGGDQAFERRPYPPGQHGRARIKESEYLLQLQEKQKARFSYGVMEKQFRRYYEEANRLKGKTGDNLLRLLETRLDNVVYRAGLARTRRQARQLVSHGHFLVNNRKVNVPSFRVTQYDIIDVKEKSLGTLPFQVARETIGDRPVPGWLQVIPGRLRILVHQEPERAQIDVPLQEQLIVEYYSK; encoded by the coding sequence ATGGCCCGTTACACCGGACCCGCAACGCGCAAGAGCCGTCGCCTCCGCGTCGACCTGGTCGGCGGCGACCAGGCGTTCGAACGTCGCCCCTACCCGCCCGGCCAGCACGGCCGCGCGCGGATCAAGGAGAGCGAATACCTGCTCCAGCTGCAGGAGAAGCAGAAGGCTCGCTTCTCCTACGGCGTGATGGAGAAGCAGTTCCGCCGGTACTACGAAGAGGCCAACCGCCTCAAGGGCAAGACCGGTGACAACCTGCTTCGCCTGCTCGAGACCCGTCTGGACAACGTCGTGTACCGCGCCGGTCTGGCCCGTACCCGCCGCCAGGCCCGCCAGCTCGTCAGCCACGGCCACTTCCTGGTGAATAACCGGAAGGTCAACGTTCCGTCCTTCCGCGTCACCCAGTACGACATCATCGATGTCAAGGAGAAGTCGCTGGGCACGCTGCCGTTCCAGGTGGCGCGCGAGACCATCGGTGACCGTCCGGTCCCCGGCTGGCTCCAGGTCATCCCTGGCCGCCTGCGCATCCTGGTCCACCAGGAGCCCGAGCGCGCCCAGATCGATGTGCCGCTGCAGGAACAGCTGATCGTCGAGTACTACTCGAAGTAA
- a CDS encoding DNA-directed RNA polymerase subunit alpha: MLISQRPTLTEEVVAENRSKFTIEPLEPGFGYTLGNSLRRTLLSSIPGAAVTSIRIDGVLHEFTTVPGVKEDVTDIILNLKGLVVSSEEDEPVTMYLRKQGPGTVTADDIVPPSGVVVHNPDMHIATLNDKGKLEIELVVERGRGYVPAVQNKASGAEIGRIPVDSIYSPVLKVTYKVEATRVEQRTDFDRLILDVETKNSISARDALASAGKTLVELFGLARELNVEAEGIEIGPSPAEADHIASFGLPIEDLDLTVRSYNCLKREGVHTVGELVARTESDLLDIRNFGQKSIDEVKVKLHALGLSLKDSPASFDPSSVVGYDAATGTWSDSGNFSDNDGGEQDYAETEQL; this comes from the coding sequence ATGCTGATTTCCCAGCGTCCGACCCTGACCGAAGAGGTCGTGGCGGAGAACCGCTCGAAGTTCACCATCGAACCCCTCGAGCCGGGCTTCGGTTACACCCTCGGCAACTCGCTGCGCCGTACCCTGCTGTCCTCGATTCCGGGGGCCGCGGTGACGAGCATCCGCATCGACGGCGTCCTGCACGAGTTCACCACCGTCCCCGGTGTGAAGGAAGATGTCACCGACATCATCCTGAACCTCAAGGGCCTGGTCGTGTCCTCGGAGGAGGATGAGCCGGTCACCATGTACCTGCGTAAGCAGGGCCCGGGGACCGTCACCGCCGATGACATCGTCCCGCCGTCCGGCGTCGTGGTGCACAACCCGGACATGCACATCGCCACCCTGAACGACAAGGGCAAGCTCGAGATCGAGCTGGTCGTCGAGCGCGGTCGCGGTTACGTCCCGGCGGTGCAGAACAAGGCCTCGGGTGCGGAAATCGGCCGGATCCCGGTGGACTCGATCTACTCCCCGGTGCTCAAGGTGACCTACAAGGTCGAGGCCACCCGTGTCGAGCAGCGCACCGACTTCGACCGGCTCATCCTGGACGTGGAGACCAAGAACTCCATCAGCGCCCGGGACGCGCTCGCCTCGGCGGGCAAGACCCTGGTCGAGCTCTTCGGCCTGGCCCGTGAGCTGAACGTCGAAGCCGAAGGCATCGAGATCGGCCCCTCGCCGGCCGAGGCGGATCACATCGCCTCGTTCGGTCTGCCGATCGAGGATCTGGACCTGACGGTCCGGTCCTACAACTGCCTCAAGCGCGAGGGTGTGCACACCGTCGGCGAGCTGGTCGCACGCACCGAATCGGATCTGCTGGACATCCGTAACTTCGGCCAGAAGTCCATCGACGAGGTCAAGGTCAAGCTGCACGCGCTCGGCCTCTCGCTCAAGGACAGCCCGGCTTCGTTCGACCCCTCCAGCGTGGTGGGTTACGACGCGGCCACCGGCACCTGGTCCGACAGCGGCAACTTCAGCGACAACGACGGCGGCGAGCAGGACTACGCCGAAACCGAACAGCTCTAG
- the rplQ gene encoding 50S ribosomal protein L17, producing the protein MPKPKKGARFGGSASHQKAIFANLATALFEHGRITTTEAKAKALRPYAEKLVTKAKGGTLADRREVLKVIRNKDVVHSLFAEIGPSFEGREGGYTRIIKAMPRKGDNAPMAIIELVRGETVTREADRARRVAASKKAEAPAAEATEAPAAEAAEEKAEAAEAEATADEKADDKA; encoded by the coding sequence ATGCCCAAGCCCAAGAAGGGTGCCCGCTTCGGCGGGTCGGCGTCGCACCAGAAGGCGATCTTCGCCAATCTGGCCACGGCGCTCTTCGAGCACGGTCGGATCACGACCACCGAGGCCAAGGCCAAGGCGCTGCGCCCGTACGCCGAGAAGCTTGTCACCAAGGCGAAGGGCGGCACGCTGGCCGACCGTCGCGAGGTGCTCAAGGTGATCCGCAACAAGGACGTCGTGCACTCGCTCTTCGCCGAGATCGGCCCCTCGTTCGAGGGTCGCGAGGGTGGCTACACCCGCATCATCAAGGCGATGCCCCGCAAGGGTGACAACGCTCCGATGGCGATCATCGAGCTGGTCCGCGGCGAGACCGTGACCCGGGAAGCCGATCGCGCCCGTCGCGTGGCCGCGTCCAAGAAGGCCGAGGCGCCCGCCGCCGAAGCCACCGAGGCGCCCGCCGCCGAGGCTGCCGAGGAGAAGGCCGAGGCTGCCGAGGCCGAGGCGACCGCGGACGAGAAGGCCGACGACAAGGCGTGA
- the truA gene encoding tRNA pseudouridine(38-40) synthase TruA, with product MSGQDANEIEAPVTTRYRLDISYDGTDFIGWARQPGLRTVQGVLEESLGKVLRETVQLTVAGRTDAGVHAEGQVAHLDTAAQIEPAKLVHRMARFLPKDVRLKDIRIAPADFDARFSAIRRHYAYRLTMAPYGAEPLQARGVVPCRPELDVHAMRAASRNLLGLHDFAAFCRRREGATTVRELQRFDWVREGDLLTAYVSADAFCWSMVRSLVGAVLAVGEGRRTPEWTAALLDERSRSSAVTVAPAHGLSLIAVDYPADADLAARNAQTRELRTVPAEGGCCGG from the coding sequence GTGAGCGGGCAGGACGCGAACGAGATCGAGGCGCCGGTGACCACCCGGTACCGGCTCGACATCAGTTACGACGGGACCGATTTCATCGGCTGGGCCCGTCAGCCCGGGCTGCGCACCGTGCAGGGGGTGCTGGAGGAATCGCTGGGCAAGGTACTGCGCGAGACCGTCCAGCTGACGGTGGCCGGGCGCACCGACGCGGGTGTGCACGCCGAAGGTCAAGTCGCGCATCTCGATACCGCCGCCCAGATCGAACCGGCCAAACTCGTGCACCGGATGGCCCGGTTCCTACCGAAGGACGTGCGGCTCAAGGATATTCGGATCGCTCCCGCGGACTTCGATGCTCGCTTCTCGGCCATCCGCCGCCATTACGCCTACCGGCTGACCATGGCCCCCTACGGTGCCGAACCGTTGCAGGCGCGCGGTGTGGTGCCGTGCCGCCCGGAACTCGATGTGCACGCCATGCGGGCGGCGTCGCGAAACCTGCTCGGGCTGCACGATTTCGCCGCTTTCTGCCGCCGTCGTGAAGGTGCGACGACGGTGCGCGAACTCCAGCGCTTCGACTGGGTCCGGGAGGGCGATCTGCTGACCGCATACGTCAGCGCGGACGCGTTCTGCTGGTCGATGGTGCGCAGTCTGGTCGGTGCGGTGCTGGCGGTGGGGGAGGGGCGGCGCACGCCCGAGTGGACGGCCGCGTTGCTCGACGAGCGCAGCCGTTCCAGTGCGGTGACGGTGGCGCCGGCGCACGGGCTGAGCCTGATCGCCGTCGACTATCCGGCCGATGCCGATCTCGCGGCCCGCAATGCGCAGACCAGGGAATTGCGGACGGTTCCCGCCGAGGGCGGCTGCTGCGGTGGTTGA
- a CDS encoding LLM class F420-dependent oxidoreductase, whose amino-acid sequence MTIDGLGRFGVWRGYKGVTPEEAKELEGLGYSTLWLGGSPPADLPGVEELLDATETLTVATSIINIWTAPAAEVAESFHRLEDRFPNRFLLGLGVGHPEFNDPYRKPFDALVEYLDELDNAGVPRSRRALAALGPKVLQLAAERTAGALPYLVPPAHTAFARDTLGPAGLAVEHKFVLDEDADRARATARPVVQMYLGLGNYVRNLRKFGFTEADVTAPGSDELIDALAVHGSVAVVAERLRAHLDAGADHLAVQPLGPDYLADLRALAPVLMAPA is encoded by the coding sequence ATGACAATCGACGGGCTCGGCAGGTTCGGTGTATGGCGCGGCTACAAGGGAGTCACGCCCGAAGAGGCGAAGGAACTGGAGGGTCTCGGCTACAGCACCCTCTGGCTCGGCGGATCGCCGCCGGCGGACCTTCCCGGGGTCGAGGAGCTGCTCGACGCGACCGAGACGCTGACCGTCGCCACCAGCATCATCAATATCTGGACCGCTCCGGCCGCGGAGGTCGCCGAATCATTCCACCGGCTCGAGGACCGCTTCCCGAACCGTTTCCTGCTCGGCCTCGGCGTGGGTCACCCCGAGTTCAACGACCCCTATCGCAAACCCTTCGACGCGCTGGTCGAATACCTCGACGAGCTGGACAATGCCGGTGTGCCGCGTAGCCGCCGGGCCTTGGCCGCGCTGGGGCCGAAGGTGTTGCAGCTGGCGGCCGAACGCACCGCGGGCGCGCTGCCGTATCTGGTCCCGCCGGCCCACACGGCCTTCGCGCGGGACACCCTCGGGCCCGCCGGGCTCGCGGTCGAGCACAAGTTCGTGCTCGACGAGGACGCAGACCGCGCGCGTGCGACCGCCCGGCCGGTCGTGCAGATGTATCTCGGACTGGGCAATTACGTGCGCAACCTGCGCAAATTCGGATTCACCGAAGCCGACGTCACCGCGCCCGGCAGCGATGAACTCATCGATGCGCTGGCCGTGCACGGCTCGGTGGCCGTGGTGGCCGAGCGGCTGCGCGCCCACCTGGACGCGGGCGCCGACCATCTCGCGGTCCAGCCGCTCGGCCCCGATTACCTGGCCGATCTGCGGGCCCTGGCGCCGGTGCTGATGGCGCCGGCCTGA
- a CDS encoding Hsp20/alpha crystallin family protein, which produces MLRFDPFHDIDAVARQLLGESTGTSRAPRFMPMDLFKAGDHYVLNADLPGVDPGSVDVSVDNGTLTLRAQRTAPSEEGVQWIASERFSGTYMRQLSLGDNVDTDNISATYNNGVLSVTLPIAERAKPRRIQITGGGSGQRTIEAGSS; this is translated from the coding sequence GTGCTGAGGTTCGATCCGTTCCATGACATCGATGCTGTTGCCCGTCAGCTGCTCGGTGAGTCGACCGGCACCAGCCGCGCTCCGCGATTCATGCCGATGGATCTGTTCAAGGCAGGCGACCACTATGTGCTCAATGCCGACCTGCCCGGTGTCGATCCCGGTTCGGTCGATGTGAGCGTGGACAACGGAACGCTCACCCTGCGCGCCCAGCGCACCGCCCCGAGCGAAGAAGGCGTCCAGTGGATCGCCTCCGAACGCTTCTCGGGCACCTATATGCGGCAGCTGTCCCTCGGCGATAACGTCGATACCGACAACATCAGCGCCACCTACAACAACGGGGTCCTCTCGGTCACCCTGCCGATCGCTGAACGCGCCAAGCCGCGCCGGATCCAGATCACCGGCGGCGGCTCGGGCCAGCGGACGATCGAGGCCGGGTCGAGCTGA
- a CDS encoding MFS transporter, whose translation MTTTQAGGERRVVANVLRGSIGNLVEWYDWYVYAAFSVYFAKAFFPDGDPTAQLLSTAAVFAVGFIMRPIGGWALGRYADRFGRRSALTLSVTVMAAGSLMIALTPGYQTIGIAAPVMLLLARLLQGLSVGGEYATSATYLSEVASAGRRGFYSSFQYVTLVAGQLTALGVQIVLQQVLSSEQMHSWGWRIPFLIGAGGAIVVMLLRRGMDESASFKAVAEPAAGESGSGSRGSLRVLLQYPRECLLVVGLTMGGTVAFYTYTTYMQKFMINTSGISKDTVAWINFVALLFFVVLQPLAGGLSDRIGRRKLLIFFGVSGTLLTVPIMSVLAHTTNAFAAFGLMLTALVIITGYTSINAIVKAELFPTKIRALGVGLPYALTVAIFGGTAEMIALALKKADLEALYFFYVAGCIAISLITYYFMRETSTESTIDAEAAVDAGAAEPDREMAAVRG comes from the coding sequence GTGACAACGACACAGGCCGGTGGTGAACGGCGAGTAGTGGCGAACGTGCTGCGCGGATCGATCGGCAACCTCGTCGAGTGGTACGACTGGTACGTCTACGCCGCGTTCAGCGTCTACTTCGCGAAGGCGTTCTTCCCCGACGGCGATCCCACCGCGCAGCTGCTCTCGACCGCCGCGGTGTTCGCGGTCGGGTTCATCATGCGCCCGATCGGTGGCTGGGCGCTGGGCCGCTACGCCGACCGCTTCGGCCGTCGCTCCGCGCTGACCCTCTCGGTCACGGTGATGGCCGCGGGTTCGCTGATGATCGCGTTGACTCCCGGCTACCAGACCATCGGCATCGCGGCCCCGGTGATGTTGCTGCTGGCGCGGCTGTTGCAGGGCCTGTCGGTCGGCGGTGAGTACGCCACCAGCGCGACCTACCTGTCGGAGGTGGCCTCGGCGGGCCGTCGCGGGTTCTACTCCAGCTTCCAGTACGTGACGCTGGTGGCGGGTCAGCTCACCGCGCTCGGCGTGCAGATCGTGTTGCAGCAGGTGCTGTCGTCGGAGCAGATGCACAGCTGGGGCTGGCGGATTCCGTTCCTGATCGGCGCGGGTGGCGCCATCGTGGTGATGCTGTTGCGGCGCGGGATGGACGAATCGGCGTCGTTCAAGGCCGTCGCCGAACCGGCCGCGGGCGAGTCCGGCAGCGGATCGCGCGGTTCGCTGCGGGTGCTGCTGCAGTACCCGCGGGAATGCCTGCTGGTGGTCGGGCTGACCATGGGCGGCACGGTGGCGTTCTACACCTACACCACGTACATGCAGAAGTTCATGATCAACACCTCCGGCATCTCCAAAGACACCGTGGCCTGGATCAACTTCGTCGCGCTGCTGTTCTTCGTGGTGCTCCAGCCGCTGGCCGGTGGCCTGTCCGACCGGATCGGCCGGCGCAAGCTGCTGATCTTCTTCGGCGTGTCCGGCACCCTGCTGACGGTGCCGATCATGTCGGTGCTCGCGCACACCACCAACGCGTTCGCGGCCTTCGGTCTGATGCTGACCGCGCTGGTGATCATCACCGGATACACCTCGATCAACGCGATCGTGAAGGCGGAGCTGTTCCCGACCAAGATCCGCGCGCTCGGAGTCGGCCTGCCGTACGCGCTGACCGTCGCGATCTTCGGCGGTACCGCGGAGATGATCGCGCTCGCGCTGAAGAAGGCCGATCTGGAGGCGCTGTACTTCTTCTACGTCGCAGGCTGCATCGCCATCTCGCTGATCACCTACTACTTCATGCGGGAGACCTCGACCGAATCCACCATCGACGCCGAAGCCGCCGTCGATGCCGGAGCGGCCGAGCCGGATCGGGAGATGGCCGCCGTACGTGGCTGA
- a CDS encoding response regulator transcription factor has protein sequence MRLAVVEDDDGVGDALVEALTARGYRAERMRRGADLLIAHRDFDAVLLDLGLPDADGLQVLRQLREVSAVPVLILTARSDERSIVRGLRGGADDYVVKPPRIAELMARLETVMRRAAAVAQQARTEVVTGDVRVDLRARVVEVAGTPIPLTQKEFELVEVLVERPGSAVSRQQLMDRIWGDAFVAVSRSLDVHMTGLRAKLNRPGLITTIRGYGYRWGE, from the coding sequence GTGCGGCTGGCGGTGGTCGAAGACGACGACGGCGTAGGCGATGCCCTGGTAGAGGCGCTCACGGCGCGCGGCTACCGGGCCGAGCGCATGCGCCGCGGCGCCGATCTGCTCATCGCCCACCGCGATTTCGATGCCGTTCTGCTCGATCTCGGTCTGCCCGACGCCGACGGTCTCCAGGTGCTGCGGCAGTTGCGTGAGGTGAGCGCGGTGCCGGTGCTGATCCTGACCGCGCGCAGCGACGAGCGGTCGATCGTGCGCGGGTTGCGCGGCGGTGCCGACGACTATGTCGTCAAACCGCCCCGGATCGCCGAGCTGATGGCGCGCCTGGAGACGGTGATGCGCCGCGCCGCCGCGGTGGCGCAGCAGGCGCGGACCGAGGTGGTGACCGGCGACGTCCGGGTGGATCTGCGGGCCCGGGTCGTGGAGGTCGCCGGCACCCCGATCCCGCTCACCCAGAAGGAATTCGAGCTGGTCGAAGTGCTGGTGGAACGGCCCGGGTCGGCGGTGAGCCGACAGCAGTTGATGGATCGGATCTGGGGCGACGCCTTCGTCGCGGTCTCGCGGTCACTCGATGTGCATATGACCGGTTTGCGGGCGAAGCTGAACCGGCCGGGGCTGATCACCACCATTCGCGGGTACGGGTACCGGTGGGGCGAGTAA
- a CDS encoding sensor histidine kinase has product MRRRLLIVLTAFAAIAVLAFAVPLSLTAATSRTQQLVLGRSGDADRFATLADAAGSAGGVQALADEVGRYHELYGENVLVVDARGAPVVNAGVDVRDPRIMAAVAAARRNQRPQQVDRLTPWSDPVMLIARPVGSGVQVNGAVVIEASTDEARAAIARVWAVIAVGAVGAMVVFVLLALVVSRWVLRPLAAMSDAVAELTATLPRPRPDPAPEPADRAGHSRSAQDGKAAPAGSAVEQRSEPQQAPAEPGAAPITRRYGGPPEVRALAESVDAMAAAVADSADAQRQLVADTAHAMRNPLAALTIRLDSLEAAIPESASATFRGASAEVDRLTALLDALLELAVAEAPAAFGTAASHEERCDAAEVVADRIDSWTAAFADAGMTLTAGSRVVDAHGGEAGPTDAVRGGRLAGEDRDTGGHDDARGAAISAAALAQILDVALSNSCRYAGPGAHTVVDVLTEPGWVIVRVRDDGAGVDPAEIDKLTARFFRGSGAVAGGTGLGLSIAHALAKARGGTLTVEPVLPHGLGVVIRLPAVRR; this is encoded by the coding sequence ATGCGCCGCCGCCTGCTGATCGTCCTCACCGCCTTCGCGGCCATCGCGGTGCTGGCCTTCGCGGTGCCGCTGTCGTTGACCGCCGCGACCAGCCGCACCCAGCAGCTGGTGCTGGGCCGCTCCGGTGACGCGGACCGTTTCGCCACCCTGGCCGATGCCGCCGGTTCCGCGGGCGGAGTGCAGGCGCTGGCCGATGAGGTCGGGCGCTACCACGAGCTGTACGGGGAAAACGTGCTGGTGGTGGACGCGCGCGGGGCGCCGGTCGTCAATGCCGGGGTCGATGTGCGGGATCCGCGGATCATGGCGGCGGTGGCGGCCGCGCGCCGCAATCAGCGTCCGCAGCAGGTGGATCGGCTGACGCCGTGGAGCGATCCGGTCATGCTCATCGCGCGCCCGGTCGGGTCGGGCGTGCAGGTCAACGGTGCCGTGGTGATCGAGGCGTCCACCGACGAGGCGCGCGCCGCGATCGCGCGGGTGTGGGCGGTGATCGCGGTCGGCGCGGTCGGTGCGATGGTGGTGTTCGTGCTGCTGGCACTGGTAGTGAGCCGCTGGGTGCTGCGACCGCTGGCGGCAATGTCGGACGCGGTCGCCGAACTCACCGCGACCTTGCCGAGACCGCGGCCCGACCCGGCGCCCGAGCCCGCGGATCGAGCCGGGCACAGCCGGAGCGCTCAGGACGGGAAGGCCGCACCGGCTGGGTCCGCCGTCGAACAGCGGAGCGAGCCGCAGCAAGCGCCCGCCGAACCGGGCGCGGCACCGATCACCAGGCGATACGGCGGCCCGCCCGAGGTGCGCGCGCTGGCCGAATCGGTCGATGCCATGGCCGCCGCGGTCGCCGATTCCGCGGACGCGCAACGTCAACTGGTCGCCGACACCGCCCACGCCATGCGTAACCCCCTGGCAGCGCTGACGATTCGCCTCGACTCGCTGGAGGCGGCGATCCCCGAGAGCGCCTCGGCAACCTTTCGCGGCGCGAGCGCCGAAGTCGACCGCCTGACCGCCCTGCTGGACGCGCTGCTCGAGCTGGCCGTGGCCGAAGCGCCGGCGGCGTTCGGAACGGCCGCGTCGCACGAGGAGCGCTGCGACGCCGCCGAGGTGGTGGCCGACCGAATCGACTCGTGGACAGCGGCGTTCGCCGACGCCGGCATGACGTTGACGGCCGGCAGCCGGGTCGTTGATGCGCATGGTGGTGAGGCCGGGCCGACCGACGCGGTGCGAGGGGGACGGCTCGCAGGGGAGGATCGTGACACAGGCGGACACGATGACGCACGTGGCGCAGCGATCAGTGCGGCGGCGCTGGCGCAGATACTCGATGTGGCACTGAGCAATTCGTGTCGCTACGCGGGTCCCGGCGCGCACACCGTCGTCGACGTGCTGACCGAGCCGGGCTGGGTGATCGTGCGGGTTCGCGATGACGGCGCGGGGGTGGATCCGGCCGAAATCGACAAGCTCACCGCGCGGTTCTTCCGCGGTTCGGGGGCGGTGGCCGGCGGCACGGGTCTCGGCCTGTCGATCGCCCACGCCCTGGCCAAGGCGAGGGGCGGCACCCTGACGGTGGAACCGGTCCTGCCGCACGGTCTCGGCGTCGTCATCCGGCTTCCGGCGGTGCGCCGATGA
- a CDS encoding TAXI family TRAP transporter solute-binding subunit, with protein MNRPLISISRRRALALAALASMSLAACGSSDRTAVRLASGEDGGFYFAFARLLAAAASANSDVIRIEPVETAGSQQNLRLLADRQVETALALADSAGDNGGRVLALGRVYENYLQLAVRTDSPIREVADLRGRRVNLGAEGSGAAVTGPRLLASAGLDPAVDVIVEHRPLREAAHALTDGDIDALLWAGGVPTGALTVPDPMRLLDLGALAEPMRDRYGPVYDRVAIPADAYPGSPAVHTIGVANLLLASAALPDEAAAAIVELLVWHADELVPAEAAGTQFLDGRFLIGTGTVPLHPGAAQVYRRWHG; from the coding sequence ATGAACCGACCACTGATCTCGATCTCCAGGCGCCGCGCGCTGGCATTGGCCGCACTCGCGTCCATGAGCCTCGCGGCCTGCGGCTCCAGCGACCGCACGGCGGTCCGTCTGGCTTCCGGCGAGGACGGCGGCTTCTACTTCGCCTTCGCGCGCCTGCTGGCCGCCGCAGCATCCGCCAACTCCGACGTCATCCGCATCGAACCGGTGGAAACCGCTGGCTCACAACAGAACCTGCGCTTGCTCGCCGACAGGCAGGTCGAAACGGCGCTGGCCCTGGCGGATTCGGCGGGCGACAACGGTGGGCGGGTGCTGGCGCTGGGCCGGGTGTACGAGAACTATCTCCAGCTGGCGGTGCGCACGGACAGCCCGATTCGTGAGGTCGCCGATCTCCGGGGACGGCGGGTCAATCTGGGCGCCGAGGGGTCGGGCGCGGCGGTGACCGGACCGAGGCTGCTGGCGAGCGCCGGGCTGGACCCTGCGGTCGACGTCATCGTGGAGCATCGCCCGCTCCGCGAGGCCGCCCATGCGTTGACCGACGGCGACATCGATGCATTGCTGTGGGCCGGCGGGGTGCCGACCGGCGCGCTCACCGTGCCGGACCCGATGCGGCTGCTGGACCTGGGTGCACTGGCAGAACCCATGCGCGACCGATACGGCCCCGTCTACGACCGCGTCGCCATTCCCGCCGACGCCTACCCCGGCAGTCCGGCCGTGCACACCATCGGCGTCGCCAACCTGCTGCTCGCGTCGGCCGCCCTGCCCGACGAGGCCGCCGCCGCCATCGTCGAACTGCTGGTCTGGCATGCCGATGAGCTGGTGCCCGCCGAGGCCGCGGGCACCCAATTCCTGGACGGACGGTTCCTCATCGGCACCGGCACCGTCCCGCTACATCCGGGCGCCGCGCAGGTGTACCGGCGCTGGCACGGCTGA
- a CDS encoding metal-sensitive transcriptional regulator: MTPSPSQNNDHTAHDHSGHGYITAKDDYLKRLRRIEGQARGLQRMVEEEKYCIDILTQVSAMTKALQAVAMGLLEDHISHCVVDAAVAGGPEADAKIKEATDAIARMVRS, encoded by the coding sequence GTGACACCCAGCCCGTCGCAGAACAACGACCACACCGCGCACGACCATTCCGGCCACGGCTACATCACCGCCAAGGACGACTACCTGAAGCGGCTGCGCCGCATCGAGGGCCAGGCCCGCGGGCTGCAACGCATGGTCGAGGAAGAAAAGTACTGCATCGACATCCTCACCCAGGTCTCCGCCATGACCAAGGCGCTGCAAGCGGTGGCCATGGGCCTGCTCGAAGACCACATCAGCCACTGCGTGGTCGACGCTGCGGTGGCGGGCGGCCCGGAAGCCGACGCCAAGATCAAGGAGGCCACCGACGCCATCGCGCGGATGGTGCGTTCCTGA